The Nitrospira sp. KM1 genome includes a window with the following:
- a CDS encoding MutS family DNA mismatch repair protein has translation MASPTRSQQLQRLITRINGLITHGTKTSSLYTKWRFGLFLTGLVCTIAFYKSDWYHAGNLSLAGFAAVFFVVAAYHSRLERRIHRLGLWQSIKRVHLARTELDWSNIPERPPVEATSHLFAGDLDLTGRHSLLHLIDSTVSDQGRERLISWLLIQPPSSAAWDVRRVLCKELASRPLFRDRLVLEARLAGEQEINGKRLAAVLEHPVGFPRLTMIIAMQSVLALTTAVLGVAALLNWLPGYWMFSFALYALIYFQTDQGEELLEHAVGLHHEMERLGTVLAFIERHARRKGSALAAACASLLQPGTRPSQYVRRAARALHAISIKAHPLVHLAVNALCPWDLWFTRQLDQIQRDIRRQLPVWLDRLAEIEAASALATFAYLHPAYIWPVSSQSPGLSASHLGHPLIAPGVRVTNEVQLSGRGTIQLITGSNMSGKSTFLRTIGINLCLAQAGAPVCADRFIWSWSRPACCIRVNDSLDAGLSFFYAEVKRLKAILDETRRENVSPVLFLIDEIFKGTNNRERLIGSRAYIKSLSTGNGFGLVSTHDLELTDLDKEIPSLTNAHFQETVAAGALAFDYRLRPGPCPTTNALRIMALEGLPVPGYGADS, from the coding sequence ATGGCTTCGCCGACCCGGTCTCAACAACTTCAACGTCTCATCACCAGAATCAACGGCCTCATCACGCACGGAACCAAGACCAGCTCCCTCTACACGAAATGGCGTTTCGGGCTCTTCCTCACAGGCCTCGTGTGCACGATCGCCTTCTACAAATCGGATTGGTACCATGCGGGCAATCTCTCGCTTGCCGGATTCGCCGCTGTTTTTTTCGTCGTCGCCGCCTATCATAGCAGGCTCGAACGGCGGATTCACCGGCTCGGCCTATGGCAATCCATCAAACGCGTGCATCTCGCCCGGACCGAGTTGGACTGGTCGAACATCCCTGAACGGCCCCCGGTTGAGGCGACATCCCATCTCTTTGCCGGCGATCTGGACCTCACCGGCCGGCATTCTCTTCTGCATCTGATCGACAGCACCGTGTCGGACCAGGGACGCGAACGGCTGATTTCCTGGCTGCTGATCCAGCCGCCATCTTCGGCAGCCTGGGATGTCCGCCGAGTGCTCTGCAAAGAACTGGCATCTCGCCCGCTCTTTCGCGACCGGCTGGTTCTCGAAGCCCGTCTCGCAGGCGAACAGGAGATCAATGGGAAACGCCTGGCTGCGGTTCTGGAACATCCGGTCGGGTTTCCACGATTGACGATGATCATTGCGATGCAAAGTGTTCTGGCGCTCACAACGGCAGTTCTTGGTGTGGCGGCGCTGCTGAACTGGCTGCCTGGTTACTGGATGTTCTCCTTCGCCCTCTACGCCTTGATCTATTTTCAAACGGACCAAGGGGAGGAACTTCTCGAGCATGCCGTCGGTCTGCACCATGAGATGGAACGGCTCGGCACGGTGCTGGCTTTTATAGAACGCCATGCCCGCCGGAAAGGATCGGCGCTGGCTGCAGCCTGCGCTTCGCTGTTGCAGCCGGGAACGCGACCCTCGCAATATGTTCGCCGGGCGGCACGAGCGTTACATGCGATCAGCATCAAAGCGCACCCTCTCGTCCATCTCGCCGTCAATGCGTTGTGTCCATGGGATCTGTGGTTTACGAGGCAACTCGACCAGATCCAGCGCGACATTCGCCGGCAGCTGCCCGTGTGGCTGGATCGACTGGCCGAAATCGAAGCCGCGTCTGCGCTCGCCACGTTCGCCTACTTGCATCCGGCCTATATCTGGCCGGTTTCTTCGCAAAGCCCGGGACTGTCCGCGTCCCACCTGGGGCACCCGCTTATTGCGCCAGGCGTTCGTGTGACCAACGAGGTGCAACTCTCGGGAAGGGGAACGATTCAACTCATCACCGGCTCCAATATGTCGGGGAAGAGCACGTTTCTCAGAACGATCGGCATCAACCTCTGCCTGGCGCAGGCCGGCGCACCGGTCTGCGCCGACCGGTTCATATGGTCGTGGAGCCGTCCGGCCTGCTGCATACGCGTGAACGACTCGCTTGATGCGGGATTATCGTTCTTTTACGCTGAAGTGAAACGCCTCAAAGCCATCCTGGATGAAACCCGCCGGGAGAACGTCTCGCCGGTGCTGTTCCTCATCGACGAAATCTTCAAGGGCACCAACAATCGGGAACGCCTGATCGGGAGCCGCGCCTATATCAAGTCTCTCTCCACCGGAAACGGATTTGGTCTGGTCAGCACGCATGATCTCGAGCTCACCGATCTGGACAAAGAAATCCCGTCGCTGACGAATGCGCACTTTCAGGAAACCGTGGCCGCGGGGGCCCTGGCCTTCGATTACCGTCTTCGTCCCGGTCCCTGCCCGACCACCAATGCGCTGAGGATCATGGCGCTCGAAGGCTTGCCGGTTCCAGGATACGGAGCGGATTCATGA
- a CDS encoding 50S ribosomal protein L11 methyltransferase, translating into MSSAWIDVQIKSVAQADELLGLLDDPDVQGAWQDDAGIHVYWPFDRWSSRHLARLQRILRQISGNGSLPEVLVASLPQQDWNRQWAESVKPLRIGRRIVIRPSWERVPIDPGMVEIVLDPKQAFGTGHHPTTRLLLEWMEQLAVGGQSVFDVGTGSGILAMVALRLGAARAVAIDNDPVAIECATSYGRENGFGDELDFGCRTLSGDCTYDLVLANLDLRTLAQSAGDLAGSTGHRLLVSGILADQRAEIIDVFSRTGLYFSQQRELDDWLAIEFLQGQSCEGPA; encoded by the coding sequence ATGTCTTCTGCTTGGATCGACGTGCAAATCAAGTCCGTGGCACAAGCCGACGAGCTGTTGGGATTGCTCGATGATCCCGATGTTCAAGGCGCATGGCAGGATGACGCGGGCATTCATGTGTATTGGCCGTTCGATCGGTGGTCGTCTCGGCATCTGGCGCGTCTTCAGCGGATTCTCAGGCAGATCAGCGGGAACGGAAGTCTGCCTGAAGTGCTGGTTGCTTCTCTGCCTCAGCAGGATTGGAACCGGCAGTGGGCAGAATCCGTCAAACCTCTGAGAATCGGTCGCCGCATTGTTATTCGTCCCAGTTGGGAACGAGTGCCGATCGATCCAGGCATGGTTGAAATCGTTCTCGACCCCAAGCAGGCCTTTGGCACGGGGCATCACCCGACGACGCGTCTGCTTCTGGAGTGGATGGAACAGCTTGCAGTCGGCGGACAATCCGTTTTCGATGTCGGAACCGGCAGCGGTATTCTGGCCATGGTGGCGTTGCGCTTGGGCGCGGCCAGGGCGGTGGCCATCGACAATGACCCGGTCGCGATCGAATGTGCGACTTCATATGGACGCGAGAATGGGTTCGGCGACGAACTGGATTTCGGATGCCGCACGCTGTCCGGCGATTGTACCTACGATCTGGTATTGGCGAATCTGGATCTCCGAACATTGGCTCAGTCGGCGGGCGACTTGGCCGGCTCGACCGGCCACAGGCTGTTGGTATCCGGGATCCTGGCCGACCAGCGGGCGGAGATCATCGATGTATTCTCACGCACCGGATTGTATTTTTCACAACAGCGTGAACTCGATGACTGGCTGGCGATCGAATTTTTACAGGGACAGAGTTGTGAGGGACCAGCATGA
- a CDS encoding MOSC domain-containing protein, whose protein sequence is MTAHGQPGRPSYPHVHQVNVSDGGIPKYPVPEAMVGFNGLSGDQQHNRKLHGGPERAVCIYSHDLIERLQNEGHVIEAGSSGENLTLRGLAWEKLCPGSRLRVGPEVYLEISSYCEPCKLNSRWFHDGDITRILQETNPGWSRLYARVLAGGVVRPGDAVELEEPAHESVSECFGKAVR, encoded by the coding sequence ATGACCGCGCACGGACAGCCGGGCCGGCCGTCCTATCCGCACGTGCATCAAGTCAACGTCTCGGATGGCGGAATACCCAAATATCCGGTGCCGGAAGCCATGGTCGGTTTCAACGGTCTCTCGGGAGACCAACAACACAACCGAAAGCTCCATGGAGGGCCTGAGCGGGCTGTCTGTATCTATTCCCATGATCTCATCGAGCGGCTCCAGAATGAAGGACATGTCATCGAAGCCGGATCGAGCGGTGAAAACCTCACGCTGAGAGGCCTCGCCTGGGAAAAGTTGTGCCCGGGATCTCGGCTCAGGGTCGGCCCTGAGGTGTATCTTGAGATATCCAGTTATTGCGAGCCCTGTAAATTAAACAGCCGCTGGTTCCACGACGGAGACATTACGAGAATTTTGCAGGAGACCAATCCGGGATGGAGTCGTCTGTATGCGAGGGTATTGGCCGGCGGCGTGGTTCGACCCGGAGACGCGGTCGAGCTTGAGGAGCCGGCTCATGAATCGGTCAGCGAATGCTTCGGAAAGGCCGTTCGATGA
- a CDS encoding trans-aconitate 2-methyltransferase, with product MMTRVPEPELMEDEAQVLAYAKADFAEENQGFVGLFREYFPDFQAGHVYDLGCGPGDIPLRLAKTLTACRVTGIDASAPMIRLAEQAAQSEGLQDRVKFRCERFEQLAGANLADAVMSNSLLHHLPNPLQFWNKIRQLVKPGSPVLVMDLLRPESEEEARAIVNRYAAGEPEVLRRDFYNSLLAAFNEDEVTSQLARMNLTRLLIDVIDDRHWVVGGIIH from the coding sequence ATGATGACGCGTGTGCCGGAACCCGAGCTGATGGAAGACGAGGCACAGGTGCTGGCCTATGCCAAGGCGGATTTTGCAGAAGAGAATCAAGGATTCGTCGGGCTCTTCCGTGAGTACTTTCCGGATTTTCAAGCCGGGCATGTCTATGATCTGGGGTGCGGACCAGGAGATATTCCTCTTCGGCTGGCGAAAACATTGACGGCCTGCAGGGTGACGGGCATCGATGCGTCGGCTCCCATGATCAGGCTCGCTGAACAGGCCGCTCAGTCGGAAGGTCTGCAAGACCGGGTCAAGTTCCGGTGCGAACGGTTTGAGCAGTTGGCCGGCGCCAATCTGGCTGATGCCGTCATGTCGAACAGCCTCCTGCACCATCTTCCAAATCCGTTGCAGTTCTGGAACAAGATTCGGCAGTTGGTCAAACCTGGCTCGCCTGTGTTGGTCATGGACCTGCTGAGACCGGAGTCGGAGGAGGAGGCTCGCGCGATTGTCAATCGTTATGCCGCTGGTGAGCCGGAAGTCCTCAGGCGCGATTTCTATAATTCACTGCTTGCTGCGTTTAACGAGGATGAGGTGACGTCGCAACTCGCAAGAATGAATCTGACGAGATTACTCATCGACGTGATCGACGATCGGCACTGGGTCGTCGGAGGCATCATTCACTGA
- a CDS encoding SUMF1/EgtB/PvdO family nonheme iron enzyme, translating into MLPLIFIDRGVSHAQLDRLRKSRPPDAMPVPDVPMASVPAGTFLMGADGSEALEDERPAHHVWLDGFSIDLYEVSTAQYSAFLATTQRAVPWQWESVNPSRHGDKPVIGVDWSDADAYCRWRGKMLPTEAQWEKAARGQDNRLYPWGNQVPNSDLANFALGARFSYDLVLIAVGSYDSGKSPYGVHQMAGNVYEWVQDWYGANYYESSPDRNPAGPDHGEFKVLRGGSWSDLPKYLLTYGRFKLPPETRNSYTGFRCAKALNDPQRGP; encoded by the coding sequence ATGCTTCCACTGATTTTCATTGACCGGGGAGTCTCCCATGCCCAGCTGGACCGTCTCAGAAAGTCGAGGCCGCCCGACGCGATGCCGGTCCCGGACGTGCCGATGGCCAGTGTCCCGGCCGGTACGTTCCTGATGGGGGCAGACGGCTCGGAGGCGCTGGAAGACGAACGGCCCGCGCACCATGTCTGGCTGGATGGTTTCTCCATAGATCTCTACGAAGTCAGCACAGCGCAGTACTCGGCATTTTTGGCGACGACACAACGCGCTGTTCCGTGGCAATGGGAATCCGTGAATCCGTCACGGCACGGCGACAAACCCGTCATCGGCGTCGATTGGTCGGATGCCGATGCGTATTGCCGGTGGAGAGGGAAAATGTTGCCTACCGAGGCGCAATGGGAAAAGGCAGCGAGAGGACAGGACAACAGGCTCTATCCGTGGGGCAACCAGGTCCCGAACTCGGACCTGGCGAATTTCGCATTAGGTGCCCGATTCAGTTACGATTTGGTGCTTATCGCGGTTGGATCATACGACAGCGGGAAGAGTCCGTACGGTGTCCATCAGATGGCCGGCAACGTGTATGAATGGGTGCAGGATTGGTATGGGGCGAATTATTATGAGTCGTCGCCTGATCGGAACCCCGCAGGGCCGGATCATGGCGAGTTCAAGGTTCTCAGAGGGGGATCGTGGTCCGATCTTCCCAAGTACCTTCTGACGTACGGTCGCTTTAAACTTCCGCCGGAGACCAGGAACAGCTATACGGGGTTCCGGTGCGCCAAAGCCTTGAACGATCCGCAGAGAGGCCCTTAA
- a CDS encoding fibronectin type III domain-containing protein, whose product MPSALPAQPGLTMASAVSAAKSLATAAVPPIAAAASNTGSRYQGTRSAMNVFSNQAFVRLLQPPAPSVVPVSPPPGNQSSKNPQTTSNAPSSSSKPTTGKAVLSWTLGSESDLSGYLVYVGTASGRYNYPGSPFTIGRVNSFTISNLPAGQTYFFALSAYDNTGNMSSLSAEASKSVY is encoded by the coding sequence ATGCCCTCGGCACTTCCGGCCCAGCCGGGCCTCACCATGGCCTCAGCCGTTTCAGCCGCGAAATCGCTTGCCACGGCAGCCGTCCCGCCGATTGCGGCAGCCGCCAGTAATACTGGAAGCCGGTATCAAGGTACGAGATCAGCCATGAACGTGTTCAGCAACCAAGCATTCGTACGGCTCCTGCAGCCACCTGCCCCGTCCGTCGTTCCTGTATCCCCGCCGCCAGGAAATCAATCCTCGAAAAATCCTCAGACGACTTCAAATGCTCCGTCTTCGTCTTCTAAGCCTACTACCGGGAAAGCGGTCCTGTCATGGACTCTTGGATCCGAATCAGACCTTTCGGGATACCTGGTATACGTCGGAACAGCCTCGGGACGTTACAATTATCCCGGCTCGCCATTTACGATTGGCCGGGTCAACTCCTTTACAATCTCCAATCTGCCAGCCGGCCAGACCTACTTCTTCGCGCTGTCCGCCTACGACAATACGGGCAATATGAGCTCTTTGTCAGCGGAAGCGAGCAAGAGCGTTTACTGA
- a CDS encoding S9 family peptidase → MEHRVTFYDRWHHRIEGVLSRPSEHGSPIVILCHGFLSDKNSTTNKTLTRLLGERGIATCRFDFFGQGESEGLLENITVSLAVAQAEAAVEYVLEQGHRCIGLAGSSFGGLVGILTVSQRDDVACLALKCPVVDFAEELRLEFGPDELVRWKNTDTVPPLARGGDRVRLKYDLYEDSLKHDAYKAATGIKVPTLIVQGERDELIPLHQSRKLIESLGGVKRMDLLPNANHRFTDAADFNAMTASITAWLDTHLHGNRPK, encoded by the coding sequence ATGGAACATAGGGTTACGTTCTATGATCGGTGGCATCACCGCATCGAAGGGGTTCTCAGCCGTCCATCGGAGCACGGCAGCCCTATCGTCATTTTATGCCACGGCTTTCTTTCCGATAAGAACAGCACCACGAACAAAACGCTGACCCGCCTGCTGGGCGAGCGAGGAATTGCGACCTGCCGGTTCGACTTTTTTGGACAAGGAGAAAGCGAGGGACTACTGGAAAACATTACGGTTTCGCTTGCCGTAGCCCAGGCGGAGGCGGCCGTGGAATACGTGCTCGAGCAGGGTCATCGTTGCATCGGCCTCGCAGGCTCCAGCTTCGGAGGACTTGTCGGAATCCTCACCGTCTCGCAACGAGATGACGTGGCCTGCCTCGCCCTCAAATGCCCTGTAGTGGACTTCGCGGAAGAGCTTCGCTTAGAATTTGGCCCTGACGAACTGGTTCGATGGAAAAACACCGATACGGTGCCTCCTCTCGCGCGAGGGGGAGACCGCGTACGGCTAAAGTACGATCTTTACGAAGACTCGCTAAAACACGATGCCTATAAAGCCGCCACCGGCATCAAGGTGCCGACCTTGATCGTGCAGGGCGAGCGTGATGAACTGATACCCCTGCATCAAAGCAGAAAGCTGATCGAGTCGCTCGGTGGAGTCAAGCGTATGGACCTCTTACCGAATGCGAATCACCGGTTCACAGATGCAGCGGATTTCAACGCGATGACGGCATCAATCACGGCGTGGCTCGATACGCATCTACACGGAAACAGGCCGAAATAA
- the thiD gene encoding bifunctional hydroxymethylpyrimidine kinase/phosphomethylpyrimidine kinase, translated as MSTTLKQVLTIAGSDSGGGAGIQADLKAMSANGVFGMSVITAITAQNTEEVTDVFELPTSVVAAQIDAVFDDFEVSAVKTGMLSSAIIVETVAAMLQPQGVTNLVVDPVMISKSGHTLLQPEAIDAVKTKLFPLALVVTPNIREAQQLSGIEIKTLADARRAAKIIHGFGCRHVLIKGGHLIAERGTDLLYDGRFFNIFKGEFIDTPHTHGTGCTFASAIAAHLARGKSVGDAVQTAKTYLTEAIRHSLAIGHGTGPTNHFYFLAGDPGW; from the coding sequence ATGAGCACGACGTTGAAACAAGTGTTGACGATTGCAGGATCGGATTCAGGCGGCGGCGCCGGAATCCAGGCCGATCTGAAGGCCATGTCGGCGAACGGAGTGTTCGGTATGTCGGTCATCACGGCGATTACCGCCCAGAATACCGAGGAAGTGACCGATGTGTTCGAACTGCCGACGTCGGTCGTCGCCGCTCAGATCGACGCCGTCTTTGATGATTTTGAGGTCTCGGCGGTCAAGACCGGCATGCTGTCGTCAGCCATCATCGTCGAAACCGTCGCGGCAATGCTGCAACCTCAGGGCGTCACCAACCTGGTGGTCGACCCCGTCATGATTTCAAAAAGCGGCCACACGTTGCTCCAGCCTGAGGCCATCGATGCCGTCAAGACCAAATTGTTCCCCCTCGCATTGGTCGTGACTCCGAACATCCGTGAAGCTCAGCAACTTTCCGGCATCGAGATCAAGACACTCGCCGATGCGCGGCGTGCGGCAAAAATCATTCACGGATTCGGCTGCAGGCACGTCCTGATCAAAGGGGGCCATCTGATCGCTGAACGTGGGACTGACCTGCTCTACGACGGGCGCTTCTTCAATATCTTTAAAGGAGAATTCATAGATACGCCGCACACGCACGGCACCGGCTGCACCTTCGCTTCGGCCATCGCTGCACATCTGGCCAGAGGCAAATCGGTCGGCGATGCCGTTCAAACGGCCAAGACGTACCTTACGGAGGCTATCCGTCATAGCCTGGCGATCGGACACGGCACCGGACCGACGAATCACTTCTATTTCCTTGCGGGTGATCCCGGATGGTGA
- a CDS encoding HEAT repeat domain-containing protein, translating to MTLKAVYLNLGGLGLLAALLGWIYWQHTGSRAVPALIEDLHGNDLQAQLLAVHWLGTLGDDARPAVPALVEQALHHRDANLNAAAANALRFLDLASARAVMQSYLPALADPREEVRRNACAVLGRLGLLAKPAIPSLIGMLGDTDDTVRERAVAAIGAIGLPSVDVATALTTALFDKAPMVRFQAASHFAFTVPIPASAVAPLNRLKQDSDRSVASQARIALDRGGGIDRTDVQLLIAQLRTLDERDGALHRLARLGPLASDAVGVLADILRDPLPLHRYLAATTLGEIGPDAKDSLPGLEQASHDTDPIVREAAAHALNTVGGVRR from the coding sequence ATGACTCTCAAAGCCGTCTACCTCAATCTCGGCGGGCTGGGTCTCCTGGCGGCGCTCCTGGGATGGATCTACTGGCAGCACACCGGTTCCCGAGCGGTGCCGGCGCTGATCGAAGATCTTCACGGAAACGACCTGCAGGCGCAGCTCCTCGCGGTACACTGGCTGGGCACGCTCGGCGATGATGCCAGACCCGCCGTGCCGGCGCTCGTCGAGCAGGCGCTCCACCATCGCGATGCCAACCTCAACGCGGCTGCGGCCAATGCCCTGAGATTTTTAGACCTGGCCTCGGCGCGAGCCGTCATGCAGAGCTATCTGCCCGCTCTGGCCGACCCCCGAGAAGAAGTCCGAAGAAATGCCTGTGCCGTCCTGGGAAGGCTTGGTCTGCTCGCAAAACCTGCCATTCCCTCGCTGATCGGCATGCTGGGGGATACGGACGACACCGTTCGCGAACGTGCTGTCGCGGCGATCGGCGCCATCGGTTTGCCGTCCGTCGACGTGGCCACGGCGCTGACGACGGCGCTGTTCGACAAAGCTCCGATGGTCCGGTTCCAAGCTGCCTCTCATTTTGCATTCACGGTTCCCATTCCCGCGAGTGCGGTGGCTCCGCTCAACAGATTGAAACAGGACTCCGACCGATCGGTCGCGTCCCAGGCGCGGATCGCCCTGGACCGAGGCGGGGGAATCGATCGCACGGACGTCCAGCTTCTCATCGCTCAATTGCGAACGCTGGATGAACGAGACGGCGCATTGCACCGTCTCGCGCGTTTGGGTCCGCTGGCGAGCGACGCGGTTGGTGTCCTCGCTGACATATTGCGGGATCCTCTTCCCCTCCATCGCTATCTTGCAGCCACGACATTGGGGGAAATCGGTCCCGATGCCAAAGATTCGCTTCCCGGCTTGGAACAGGCGAGCCACGATACTGATCCCATCGTGCGTGAGGCCGCGGCCCATGCCCTGAACACGGTCGGGGGGGTTCGGCGATGA